From a region of the Synergistaceae bacterium genome:
- the nagA gene encoding N-acetylglucosamine-6-phosphate deacetylase, which translates to MNYTISNALIFRPDCNFHAGNLFIHDELISGNADNDSQIIDAQNLYIIPGLTDIHFHGCKGHDFCEGTQESLQIIADYENSIGVANICPATMTLPEADLTRIMNNAAKFREKSSALAGINLEGPFISLAKKGAQNPSYITKPDAKMLARLQNESHNLIKIAVVAPEVEGAFNFITEAKNIAKISIAHTNCDYQTADKAFKLGASHVTHLYNAMNGINHREPGPIIAALENKNVCVELICDGIHIHPSIVRMTLKLFGDDRVIFISDSMEATGMNDGNYMLGGQKVIKQGSKALLEDGKTIAGSVTNLFDCMRTATKFMNVKLESAIKCAALNPAKAIGLDAGKIEPGKFADLIALDKDLNLVWVMNHGKIFCTE; encoded by the coding sequence ATGAATTACACAATCTCTAACGCTTTAATTTTCCGGCCTGACTGCAATTTTCACGCAGGAAATTTATTCATACACGATGAACTCATAAGCGGCAACGCAGATAATGACTCGCAAATTATTGACGCGCAAAATTTATATATCATTCCCGGACTCACTGATATTCACTTTCACGGCTGCAAAGGTCATGACTTCTGCGAGGGCACTCAAGAGTCTTTGCAAATTATAGCTGACTATGAAAACTCTATCGGAGTCGCTAACATCTGCCCGGCAACAATGACTCTTCCTGAAGCTGACTTAACGCGCATAATGAACAACGCCGCAAAATTCCGCGAAAAATCCTCCGCACTTGCCGGAATAAATCTCGAAGGCCCATTTATCTCACTCGCGAAAAAAGGTGCGCAGAATCCTTCTTACATAACCAAACCCGACGCAAAAATGTTAGCACGCCTGCAGAATGAATCTCATAATCTCATAAAAATTGCCGTCGTTGCTCCTGAAGTCGAAGGCGCATTTAATTTCATCACTGAAGCAAAAAATATTGCAAAAATTTCTATCGCTCACACAAACTGCGATTACCAGACAGCCGACAAAGCATTCAAGCTCGGAGCCTCACACGTTACGCACTTATACAACGCTATGAACGGCATTAATCACAGAGAACCAGGGCCGATAATTGCTGCTCTCGAAAATAAAAATGTCTGTGTCGAATTAATTTGCGACGGGATTCACATTCATCCGTCAATAGTGAGAATGACTCTAAAACTTTTCGGAGATGACAGAGTAATTTTCATCAGCGACTCAATGGAAGCAACAGGAATGAACGACGGAAATTACATGCTCGGAGGTCAGAAAGTTATCAAGCAGGGCAGCAAAGCACTATTAGAAGACGGAAAAACTATCGCCGGAAGTGTTACAAATTTATTTGACTGCATGAGGACAGCCACAAAATTTATGAATGTAAAACTAGAAAGCGCGATAAAATGTGCAGCCCTTAACCCAGCAAAAGCTATAGGACTTGACGCAGGTAAAATCGAACCGGGAAAATTTGCAGACCTAATCGCACTCGACAAAGATTTAAATCTCGTCTGGGTAATGAATCATGGAAAAATTTTTTGCACAGAATAA